One window from the genome of Pseudoalteromonas sp. '520P1 No. 423' encodes:
- a CDS encoding IS110 family transposase yields MNFYNNMHPYYCGIDLHARLLYVCIIDNTGLILVHKKIKDDPSALLKLLQPYIGNIVVGVECMHCWYWVADFCKAHNIDFILGHALYMKAIHGGKAKNDKIDSFKIAKLIRGGNFPLAYVYDKEMRATRDLLRRRTKIVRHGADLKAHVANTASQYNLPAHNVNLKNVCDREKMRYYFPDPVVQRSINLDMGILDYYQKELKPLEHYIEQMAKQHNPVHLNILQTINGIGRILALTIIYEVGDINRFPSVQKFASYCRLVKCKAESAGKTYGTQGNKIGNAHLKWAFSEAAVLLLRHNHNATQYLEKLQKRMSKAKALSALAHKLGRCVYYMLKKETVFDETRFLKR; encoded by the coding sequence ATCAACTTTTACAATAACATGCATCCATACTATTGTGGTATCGATTTACACGCCAGATTACTCTACGTCTGTATCATTGATAATACAGGACTTATTCTTGTTCACAAGAAAATTAAAGATGACCCCTCCGCCTTGCTTAAGTTGTTACAGCCCTACATTGGTAACATTGTGGTAGGTGTTGAATGTATGCATTGCTGGTATTGGGTTGCCGATTTTTGTAAAGCGCATAATATCGATTTTATTCTTGGTCATGCCCTTTATATGAAAGCCATTCATGGTGGCAAGGCTAAAAACGATAAAATAGATTCATTTAAAATTGCTAAACTTATTCGAGGCGGTAACTTTCCACTAGCTTATGTCTACGACAAAGAAATGCGTGCTACACGCGACTTATTACGTCGCAGAACCAAAATCGTTCGTCATGGTGCTGATTTAAAAGCCCATGTGGCAAATACCGCCAGCCAGTACAATCTACCTGCCCACAATGTAAATTTAAAAAATGTATGTGATAGAGAGAAAATGCGCTATTACTTTCCCGACCCAGTTGTACAACGCTCTATTAATCTCGATATGGGCATACTTGACTACTATCAAAAAGAGCTCAAGCCTTTAGAGCATTATATTGAACAGATGGCCAAGCAACATAACCCCGTTCATCTAAATATCTTGCAAACCATTAATGGCATCGGTCGTATTCTCGCGCTGACAATTATTTACGAGGTTGGTGATATTAATCGCTTCCCGAGTGTTCAAAAGTTTGCTTCTTATTGCAGACTCGTAAAATGTAAAGCTGAATCAGCTGGCAAAACCTATGGCACACAGGGCAATAAAATTGGTAATGCGCATTTAAAATGGGCTTTCTCTGAAGCGGCTGTATTGTTATTACGCCATAACCATAATGCCACTCAATACCTTGAAAAATTACAAAAAAGAATGAGCAAAGCAAAAGCACTTTCAGCGCTGGCGCATAAGCTCGGTCGTTGCGTTTATTATATGCTTAAAAAAGAGACTGTATTCGATGAAACCCGATTCTTAAAGCGTTAG
- a CDS encoding type II toxin-antitoxin system Phd/YefM family antitoxin — protein sequence MNSISVNQFRDNLKTYVEQTVSEHEPIKVTRRAGEDFIVMSADDWEREQETLHILQSSNLMKQIAESMSTHESNKGYKPTKEQLDEITSL from the coding sequence ATGAATAGCATAAGCGTAAACCAGTTTAGAGACAACTTAAAAACATATGTTGAACAAACTGTTAGTGAGCATGAGCCAATAAAAGTAACCCGACGAGCAGGTGAAGACTTTATAGTTATGAGTGCCGATGATTGGGAAAGAGAGCAAGAAACATTACACATATTACAAAGTAGTAATTTGATGAAGCAGATTGCAGAATCAATGAGCACTCATGAAAGCAATAAAGGCTATAAACCAACAAAAGAGCAATTAGATGAGATCACTAGTCTTTGA
- a CDS encoding Txe/YoeB family addiction module toxin — protein sequence MRSLVFEGKTWLIYEQLREKDKKLHKALCKILKEMLRSDPASGLGKPEPLKHNLSGLWSKRISQKDRLIYKFDDNSVYIFAIGGHYDQY from the coding sequence ATGAGATCACTAGTCTTTGAGGGTAAAACTTGGCTCATTTACGAGCAATTAAGAGAAAAAGATAAAAAACTTCATAAGGCTTTATGCAAAATATTAAAAGAAATGTTGCGCTCTGATCCTGCTAGTGGACTGGGAAAGCCTGAACCACTTAAACATAATTTATCAGGCTTATGGTCAAAACGGATATCTCAAAAAGATAGACTCATTTATAAGTTTGATGATAACAGCGTATACATTTTTGCAATTGGTGGACATTATGACCAATATTAG
- a CDS encoding DUF2845 domain-containing protein — protein MDFFLFGVFIFFLNLFIVFSLGGALLEGKRMRLMDKYNNKELVDKLMNKMIWQGQTEEQLLDSIGQPSYTYHVNLQRKILRYEHTPKKTGRFRSFTLPFQGFNVTIVDGTVVASDRKQWPT, from the coding sequence ATGGACTTTTTTTTATTTGGTGTTTTTATTTTTTTCTTAAATTTATTTATTGTCTTTTCATTGGGTGGTGCTTTATTAGAGGGAAAGAGAATGCGGCTAATGGATAAATATAATAATAAAGAATTAGTTGACAAGTTAATGAACAAAATGATTTGGCAAGGTCAGACTGAAGAACAATTATTGGATTCAATAGGTCAACCTTCTTATACTTACCATGTTAACCTTCAACGTAAGATTTTGAGATATGAGCACACTCCAAAAAAAACTGGTCGGTTTCGATCGTTTACGCTACCGTTTCAGGGCTTCAACGTGACGATTGTAGATGGAACGGTCGTTGCATCGGATAGGAAACAGTGGCCAACATAA
- a CDS encoding type II toxin-antitoxin system ParD family antitoxin: protein MAKNTSVTLGEHFDQFINQQLNSGRYGSASEVVRAGLRALEDQETKIMNLRNMLVEGENSGVAEYSYDSLISELDKDNH from the coding sequence ATGGCTAAAAATACAAGCGTAACATTAGGCGAACATTTTGATCAATTTATAAATCAGCAACTTAACTCAGGTCGTTATGGTTCAGCCAGCGAAGTAGTACGTGCTGGTTTAAGAGCCTTGGAAGATCAGGAAACAAAGATAATGAATTTACGCAATATGCTAGTTGAAGGTGAAAACAGTGGCGTTGCTGAATACTCGTATGATTCTTTGATTTCAGAGCTGGACAAAGATAACCATTAA
- a CDS encoding type II toxin-antitoxin system RelE/ParE family toxin encodes MSKFELSGKAKSDLIKIAKYTQLTWGTAQRNDYLKLLDNTFHQLADEPMLGVNCDYIREGYRKRPQGSHIIYYKEHKTNQILIVRILHKSMDVNRAL; translated from the coding sequence ATGTCGAAATTCGAATTATCAGGTAAAGCCAAAAGCGATTTAATTAAGATAGCCAAATATACTCAATTAACTTGGGGAACAGCACAAAGAAATGATTATTTAAAACTATTAGATAATACTTTCCATCAACTGGCAGATGAACCTATGCTAGGAGTTAATTGTGATTATATAAGAGAAGGTTATCGAAAACGACCTCAAGGTAGTCACATAATTTATTATAAAGAACACAAAACAAACCAAATTTTGATTGTAAGAATATTACACAAAAGTATGGATGTTAACCGCGCGCTTTGA
- a CDS encoding tyrosine-type recombinase/integrase — protein sequence MTEYFDRSPDTLSTQDLKQYFNALIQPHSWSTVKLDRNGLQFFYKYTLERQWQWLDIVKPPQVKRIPDILTAAQIAFMINQTKQQRYKVFFLTLYTMGLRLSEALNLTVADIDSKTMQVHIRDGKGGKDRLVPLPVKTLDELRLYWQTHRHCTLIFPGKGQGSDTPMDKGGVQKAMKAVLKQCKIAKLQNVLAHIHSDTALQHTY from the coding sequence ATTACCGAATATTTTGACCGCTCCCCCGATACCTTAAGTACCCAAGATTTGAAGCAATATTTTAATGCCCTCATTCAACCCCATTCTTGGAGTACCGTTAAATTAGACCGCAATGGATTACAATTCTTTTATAAATACACCCTTGAACGTCAATGGCAATGGCTCGATATCGTCAAACCCCCACAGGTAAAACGTATTCCTGATATCTTAACTGCTGCACAAATTGCCTTTATGATTAATCAAACCAAACAACAACGTTACAAAGTCTTTTTCTTAACCCTATACACCATGGGCTTGCGTTTAAGTGAGGCTTTAAATCTCACTGTGGCTGATATTGATAGTAAAACCATGCAAGTGCATATTCGTGATGGTAAAGGCGGTAAAGATAGGCTTGTGCCTTTACCTGTTAAAACCCTTGATGAATTACGTCTATATTGGCAAACACATCGTCATTGCACCCTTATTTTTCCTGGTAAAGGGCAAGGCTCCGACACGCCAATGGATAAAGGCGGCGTACAAAAAGCAATGAAAGCGGTATTAAAACAGTGCAAAATTGCAAAATTGCAAAACGTATTAGCCCACATTCACTCAGACACTGCTTTGCAACACACTTATTAG
- a CDS encoding tyrosine-type recombinase/integrase, which translates to MQNCKIAKRISPHSLRHCFATHLLEQGLDLRSLQLLLGHGSLNTTSKYTQLTQIKQQDTKRLINQLTDNVMRLWEAL; encoded by the coding sequence GTGCAAAATTGCAAAATTGCAAAACGTATTAGCCCACATTCACTCAGACACTGCTTTGCAACACACTTATTAGAGCAAGGTCTGGATTTACGCTCATTACAGTTGTTACTCGGTCATGGCAGCCTGAATACAACCTCAAAATACACGCAACTAACCCAAATAAAACAGCAAGATACCAAGCGACTTATAAACCAATTAACTGATAATGTCATGCGACTATGGGAGGCTTTATGA
- a CDS encoding transposase zinc-binding domain-containing protein — translation MSCFIELLREHQHDFMHHYDNQLNHNKRQAINALLSCKTAEQRKMSWCCAHCNHQAQHPLSCGHRHCPQCQHQTTRKWLQRQQQKLLPCHYFMVTFTLPFEFRALSRYQPKALYQTMFKVVSNVLKGFAKRQFKANIGFTMVLHTHRKN, via the coding sequence ATGAGTTGCTTTATTGAATTATTACGTGAACATCAACATGATTTTATGCATCATTATGATAATCAACTTAATCATAATAAACGTCAAGCAATTAATGCATTGCTCAGTTGCAAAACAGCTGAGCAACGTAAAATGAGTTGGTGCTGCGCTCACTGTAACCATCAAGCACAACACCCGCTCTCATGCGGACATCGACACTGCCCACAGTGTCAACACCAAACCACCAGAAAATGGTTGCAACGACAACAGCAAAAATTACTGCCCTGTCATTATTTTATGGTGACATTCACTTTACCTTTTGAGTTTAGAGCATTATCGCGATATCAGCCAAAAGCCTTATATCAAACCATGTTTAAAGTGGTGAGCAATGTACTCAAAGGGTTTGCTAAGCGTCAGTTCAAAGCTAATATTGGTTTTACTATGGTATTACATACGCATAGAAAAAATTAG
- a CDS encoding transposase, translated as MARARESLIDLDATPYYHCINRCIRRSYLCGDDKYSGNNFDHRRTWLVDRIKFLSTVFSIDIAAYAIMSNHYHLVLKVNREEALSLSNDDVIERWYQLYHGCILVDRYRSGEKLNAAYMFRINEIVNEWRIRLYDISWFMRSLNEFIARKANKEDNCTGKFWEGRFKSQALLDESAILSCMMYVDLNPIRAKMVDSLIGSDFTSIKERIKQYQSFKKQDKSKNSKSNKKPEFTVLQQPKLLLEFGCSMDKNTIPFTLFDYLELADFSSRLIVPNKRGSVLITTPKILAVLNIEVDSWLNTIQHFRRHYANFAGSKSSLMKCAHSHNHSWYKGSA; from the coding sequence ATGGCTAGGGCGAGAGAGTCGTTAATCGATTTAGATGCAACCCCGTATTATCATTGTATAAATCGCTGTATCCGAAGAAGTTACTTATGTGGCGATGATAAATATTCAGGTAATAACTTTGACCATCGTAGAACTTGGTTAGTAGATAGAATCAAATTCCTTTCAACTGTTTTTTCAATTGATATCGCAGCTTATGCGATTATGTCTAATCATTATCACCTTGTTTTAAAGGTAAATAGGGAAGAGGCTTTAAGCTTATCTAATGATGATGTTATTGAACGTTGGTATCAGTTATATCATGGTTGTATTTTGGTCGACCGTTATAGGTCGGGTGAAAAACTCAATGCAGCATACATGTTTAGAATTAATGAAATAGTTAATGAATGGCGCATAAGGCTATATGATATTAGTTGGTTTATGCGCAGCCTAAATGAATTTATAGCGCGTAAAGCGAATAAAGAAGATAATTGCACGGGTAAATTTTGGGAAGGGCGTTTTAAATCACAGGCTTTGCTAGATGAATCTGCAATTTTAAGTTGCATGATGTATGTTGATTTAAATCCTATTAGAGCAAAAATGGTTGACTCACTTATAGGCAGTGATTTCACCTCAATTAAAGAACGAATCAAGCAATACCAATCTTTTAAAAAACAAGACAAATCTAAAAATAGTAAATCTAATAAGAAACCTGAATTTACAGTCTTACAGCAACCAAAATTACTATTAGAATTTGGCTGCTCAATGGATAAAAATACCATTCCTTTTACACTTTTTGATTATCTAGAGTTAGCTGATTTTAGTAGTCGGTTAATCGTGCCAAATAAACGAGGTTCGGTTTTGATAACGACTCCAAAAATATTAGCTGTTTTAAATATTGAAGTTGATTCATGGCTCAATACCATTCAACACTTCAGGCGGCATTATGCTAACTTCGCAGGTTCAAAATCATCTTTAATGAAGTGTGCACATAGTCACAATCATAGTTGGTATAAAGGTTCTGCGTAG
- a CDS encoding tyrosine-type recombinase/integrase: protein MRRFSYSTFHESGIKTVQNCKIAKRISPHSLRHCFATHLLEQGLDLRSLQLLLGHGSLNTTSKYTQLTQIKQQDTKRLINQLTDNVMRLWEAL from the coding sequence ATTCGACGTTTCTCTTATTCGACGTTTCATGAAAGCGGTATTAAAACAGTGCAAAATTGCAAAATTGCAAAACGTATTAGCCCACATTCACTCAGACACTGCTTTGCAACACACTTATTAGAGCAAGGTCTGGATTTACGCTCATTACAGTTGTTACTCGGTCATGGCAGCCTGAATACAACCTCAAAATACACGCAACTAACCCAAATAAAACAGCAAGATACCAAGCGACTTATAAACCAATTAACTGATAATGTCATGCGACTATGGGAGGCTTTATGA
- a CDS encoding acyl carrier protein codes for MAVAGRTSAALRHAAKPSVGIKEENMKYLKLVLYSVLAITYSNFVWANICDAVDHKVLDAMAKTLDVRVDEIAIDKTFYAQNFDTDVLDLITVVVNMEEAIGLELKDEDVVDPVVYFDEEEFEPKIKDKVTVREFQETVHKACVNSLL; via the coding sequence GTGGCTGTTGCCGGACGTACCTCCGCTGCGCTCCGGCACGCCGCAAAGCCAAGCGTTGGTATCAAAGAGGAAAACATGAAATATCTCAAACTTGTGTTGTATTCAGTGTTAGCAATTACGTACTCAAACTTCGTTTGGGCGAATATTTGTGATGCAGTAGACCATAAAGTATTAGATGCAATGGCTAAGACTCTCGATGTTCGCGTGGATGAAATTGCTATTGATAAGACATTCTATGCTCAAAACTTTGATACTGATGTTTTAGACCTCATAACTGTAGTTGTTAATATGGAAGAAGCTATAGGGCTTGAGCTTAAAGACGAAGATGTAGTCGATCCGGTAGTTTATTTTGATGAAGAAGAGTTTGAGCCAAAAATTAAAGACAAAGTAACGGTTCGAGAGTTTCAAGAGACAGTTCACAAAGCCTGTGTTAACTCTTTGCTCTAA